In Ruminococcaceae bacterium BL-6, a genomic segment contains:
- a CDS encoding Isocitrate dehydrogenase, translating into MEDINNATKKFGELIEQDLARVSRMKETNEFTDFKALDKIVIGILPGDGVGPILMKQALRVLRSLIQTELDSGHIEIRVIEGMTIENRAARRESLPPEIFEEIKKCNVILKGPMVTPRASDPWPNLVSANSLLRRGLDLFAAVRPIRIPSKGIDWTFFRENIEGEYIWGDKGIQVNGDLAVDFRVQTKQGSERIARAAFEFAKNNGKKNVTVVTKANIVKLTDGNFVKAVREAAKEYPGITVEERLVDAMAAKMMNPAFNKGLEVFVLPNLYGDIITDIAAEHQGGLGSASSSNLGNKYAMFEAIHGTAPDLIAQGRGEYADPSSLIRAVGMMLGHIGYPGLKKKLDDAMDICTITERRVAATTRKEDATAGEFTDYVLETLGR; encoded by the coding sequence TTGGAAGACATCAATAACGCCACGAAAAAATTTGGCGAGCTGATTGAACAGGATCTGGCGCGGGTATCCCGCATGAAGGAAACAAACGAATTCACCGATTTCAAAGCGCTCGATAAAATCGTGATCGGCATCCTGCCGGGCGACGGAGTGGGGCCTATTCTAATGAAGCAGGCGCTGCGCGTCCTGCGAAGCCTGATTCAGACAGAGCTTGACAGCGGGCACATCGAGATACGGGTCATCGAGGGGATGACGATCGAAAACCGTGCGGCAAGGCGGGAATCCCTGCCCCCCGAGATTTTTGAGGAGATCAAAAAATGCAACGTTATCCTGAAAGGGCCGATGGTTACGCCGCGGGCCTCGGATCCCTGGCCAAATCTCGTGAGCGCGAACAGCCTCCTGCGCCGGGGGCTCGATCTTTTCGCGGCGGTCCGCCCGATCCGGATCCCTTCCAAAGGGATCGACTGGACTTTCTTCCGCGAGAATATCGAGGGAGAATATATCTGGGGCGACAAGGGGATTCAGGTGAACGGCGATCTCGCGGTCGATTTCCGCGTGCAGACGAAGCAGGGCAGCGAACGCATTGCCCGCGCGGCTTTTGAATTCGCCAAAAACAACGGGAAAAAGAACGTGACGGTGGTCACCAAGGCGAACATCGTGAAACTGACGGACGGCAATTTTGTGAAAGCCGTCCGGGAAGCCGCAAAAGAATATCCGGGGATCACGGTCGAGGAGCGGCTGGTGGACGCGATGGCCGCGAAAATGATGAACCCGGCGTTCAATAAGGGGCTGGAGGTCTTTGTGCTGCCCAACCTGTACGGGGATATCATCACGGATATCGCCGCCGAGCATCAGGGCGGGCTGGGGAGCGCGTCATCCTCCAACCTCGGGAACAAATATGCGATGTTCGAGGCCATTCACGGTACGGCACCCGACCTGATCGCTCAGGGAAGGGGAGAATACGCCGACCCGAGCAGCCTGATTCGCGCGGTCGGCATGATGCTCGGCCATATCGGCTATCCCGGCCTGAAAAAGAAGCTGGATGACGCCATGGATATCTGCACGATTACCGAGCGCCGGGTCGCCGCAACCACTCGAAAAGAGGATGCCACGGCCGGGGAATTCACCGATTATGTGCTGGAGACCTTGGGAAGATAG
- a CDS encoding HTH lysR-type domain-containing protein has product MDMQQLVYICTVAEYQSITKAANSLYISQPALSHFISKVEGQLGVQLFDRSTSPLSLTFAGEQYLKYARQILMMANNMSKELADISKNRKGRIRVGFPFERCTYMLPLILPRYRKKFPGIDVQISSCKGDKLVDGILKGQLDFAILPFQNDNKKGRDKKNEMNLATRRIYSEELFLVAAKNVVRPEYLADGNPDAVDLSKIKDLPFIFLTKGHALRTFLDLLFDFYKIKPNVFMEIDSNVCACRLASAGIGVTIVPAMTIELAKCDAEVDIYSLARQPVRWDILALYRKDAYLSEAEESFFEIAGEVFSQMSFLRNHRGNSRMNTETG; this is encoded by the coding sequence ATGGATATGCAGCAGCTGGTCTACATCTGTACCGTGGCGGAATACCAAAGCATCACGAAGGCCGCGAACTCGCTCTATATTTCACAACCGGCCCTGAGCCATTTTATCTCCAAAGTGGAAGGGCAGCTGGGTGTGCAGCTTTTCGACCGCTCCACCTCGCCGCTCTCCCTCACCTTTGCCGGCGAGCAATATCTGAAGTATGCCCGGCAGATTCTGATGATGGCGAACAATATGTCCAAAGAGCTGGCCGACATTTCAAAAAACAGGAAGGGCCGGATCCGGGTCGGCTTTCCGTTTGAACGATGCACTTATATGCTGCCGCTGATTTTGCCCCGCTACCGAAAAAAGTTTCCCGGCATCGACGTCCAGATCTCTTCCTGCAAAGGCGATAAATTGGTGGATGGGATTCTGAAAGGGCAGCTCGATTTTGCGATTCTTCCTTTCCAGAACGACAATAAGAAAGGCAGGGACAAAAAGAATGAAATGAACCTGGCGACACGGCGCATTTACAGCGAGGAGCTGTTCCTCGTAGCCGCCAAAAACGTCGTGAGGCCGGAATATCTGGCCGACGGCAATCCCGATGCGGTAGATCTCAGTAAAATAAAAGACCTTCCGTTCATTTTTCTCACAAAGGGACACGCGCTCCGGACTTTCCTCGACCTTCTCTTCGATTTTTATAAAATCAAGCCGAATGTCTTTATGGAAATAGACAGCAACGTATGCGCCTGCCGCCTTGCGTCGGCGGGGATAGGCGTGACGATTGTACCAGCCATGACCATCGAGCTGGCCAAATGTGATGCCGAAGTGGATATTTATTCTCTCGCGAGACAGCCCGTCAGATGGGATATTCTGGCCCTTTACCGCAAGGACGCTTATCTCAGCGAGGCGGAAGAGTCTTTTTTCGAAATTGCGGGTGAGGTATTCTCACAGATGTCGTTTCTTCGAAATCACAGGGGAAACAGCCGAATGAACACCGAGACGGGCTGA